The Stigmatella ashevillena genomic sequence ACTTCACGACGGAGGACCGGGTGCTGCGCGCGGAGCTGCCAGTGGGGCAGGTGCCCACACTCTACGCGCGCATGGGCGATTCCGTGGGGATTCTCTCCGGCCTGGTCACGCTGGGGTGGGTGGGCCAGGCCGCCGTGAGGGGGCTGGCCCGGCGGTGGCGTGCGGCGCGGAGGGGGAATGGACGGCCGGTGGAGGGTGTGGGCTTTTGAGTCGAACACCTAGATCGGCATGAAGACCTTGAAGCCGCTGCGGCCGGTCGCGCCCAGGGTGTTGCGCTCCACGAAGTCGCTGTAGGAGCTGCGGCCGTCGCCCGAGGTGATCGCGGTATGGCCGTAGATGCTGCCGAGGCGGGTGGAGGTCTTCTCCCAGGTGAGCACGAGGCCGGGGATCTTCAGCGCTTCGGCAAGCGACAGGTTCACCTGCTTGAACTTGTCCTTCGGCAGGTTGTTGTCGATCTGGTTGCCGTTGCCCCACACCTTGATGCCGTAGGTGTTCTGAATGGCGCGGCTCACGCCCGTGGCGCAAAGGCCCTGGCTCGAGTAGCCACCCATGTTCAACGCCACCGAGCGGGCGTTGTTGGCGAGAGCGGAGTTGCCGTGCACGCCACCGGTGCCGGGGGTGGTGGGCGTGCCGCCCACCGTGATGCCGAGCTGGTTCCAGGTCTTCGGCCCGACGACGCCATCGGCGACGAGGCCCTTCGCGCTCTGGAAGGCCTTCACCGCCGCGGTGGTCTTCGGACCGAACTGGCCATCCGCCGCACCGGCATTGAAGCCGAGCTGATTGAGCCGGTTCTGAAGCGCGGCCACCGGAGCGCCACTCTGGCCCTGCTTGAGCGTGGGGCCGCTACCGCCCGGAGCTGCGTTCAGCTTGGCCCAGGTCTTCGGCCCCACGATGCCGTCGGCGACGAGGCCCTTCGCGTTCTGGAAGGCCTTCACCGCCGCGGCCGTCTTCGGACCGAACTGGCCGTCGGCCGCGCCCGGCGAAAAGCCCGCTTTGGCCAGCGCCTGCTGAAGGGTCTTCACCGAAGCGCCGGACGAGCCGAGCTTCAGGGTGGGCTGCGAAGGTGAGCTGGCTGCGAAGGTATTGCTGCGTGCGGCGGAGGAAACACGCATTTCGAGAACCTCAGGAAATGAGACAGTGGGAGGTTATCGGCCTCAGGGGGCTGAAAGTTGCGGCGCATCAGACGAATACCGGTGGAGTGGCCGTGCAGCCCCCTTTGGGCACACATTGGCCCATACGGACGGGAAGGGGCCGCTACGCGCGAAGCACTTCGAGCGTGACGAGGATCCGCCGCAGTTCCTCGACCTGCGGAGCCTCCAACGGGAGCAAGGGCGCGCGCAGCGGGCCCACCCGTGTCCCAGTGAGCTCGAGTCCTGCCGAGATGGCGCGAGGCAGGCCGTGCTTCACGATGAACTGCAGCAGGGGAAGCTGGCGGTAGAAGAGCGCGCGTGCCAGGTCGAGCTCCTTGCGCTCGATCGCCTCGTACAGATGGACGTTCAGCTTCGGGATGAGGTGGGGAGCTGCGGTACACCACCCACGAGCCCCGGCGACGAAGGCCGCGAGCGCCAGCGGGTTGCTGCCGTTGTAGAAGGCCACCGACTCACCGGCGAGCTGCACCAGCCGATGCATCCGGTTCACATCCCCCGTGCTTTCCTTCACCATGGTGACGTTGGGGATCTCGAGGACCTTCGAGATGACCTCTGGGGAGAGGTCGATTCCTCCGGTCGCTGGGTTGTTGTACAGCGCGATCGGGAGGGAGATGGCCTTCGCCACGGTGTCGAAGTGGCGGACGATCTCCGCATCCGTCAGCTTCCAGTAGCTCATCGGGATGATCATCACCGCCGTGGCCCCAGCCCGCTCGGCGAAGCGAGCGTGGTGGACCGTCCGCTCCGTCGTGAGGCTCGAGACGCCCACCAGTGTGGGAACGCGCCCGGCGACCTGCTTGACGGTGGTCTCCGTCACGGCTTCACGCTCCTCGTCCGTGAGGTATGGGAGGACGCCGGTGCTTCCCAGCGGGGCGATGGCATGCACGCCGGCCTTCACCTGCCGCTCGACCAGCTCGCGCAGCAACTCAAGGTTGACGCGGCCGTCCTCGAGGAAGGGGGTGATGGGGTAGGAGACGATGCCTCGAAGGGGGGCGTTCTTCATGACCGCTCCTCGTGGTTCTTGTCAAAGAGCTGGTCGCCACGCTCCGGCAACTCCTCGCGCAGCGCGACGCCTCCCATGTTCTGCAGCATGGGAGCGTTCTCGCACGCGAGGTAGCGGGCCACGCCCTTGCCGGTGTTGACGTGGTTGTGCCACGCCCACACGGGGACGTAGACGGCGTCCCCCTGCTTCCACTCGACGCGTTTGCCACCCACGTACGAGTACCCCTCGCCCTCGAGGATGTAGAGGAGGGTCTCGTAGGTGTGGCGATGCCGGTTCGAGGACTGGCCCGGTTCCAGCCAGCCAATCGTCATGCTGAGCGCGTGCGAGGGCAGGTCGACGAAGAAGACGGGGTGCTTGCGTGCCTTCGAGTACTCCGTCTGCTGCCCGCCCTGTTCGACCTGACGGTGGGCGAGCTTCTCGGGCATGACGACTCGGGGCCTGGGGGGCGTCTTGTCGAAGTCGGCCGAGTGATACTTGGCGGTTCCTGGGTCTGCCATGTGGAACTCCTCCTGCTTTCTCCGGCGATGTGCCGGACGTGCCAGGATGAGTAGCGCTAGACTGGACCCGTGAGAGGAGCCGGTTTCCATATGACAAGGGGTCCAGTTGCAAGGCCGTGGCGGGTGGATCTGCCGTTGGAGCCCGCCAGCCCCACGCCGCTCTACCGCCAACTCGTCCAGATCATTGCCCGCGACATTCGCCGAGGAAGGCTGCGCCCGGGGGATGCTCTGCCCGGTACGCGCTCGCTCGCGGAGGAGCTGGGCATCACGCGCAAGGTGGTCGTCACCGCGCTCGATGAGCTCGTCTCCCAGGGATGGCTGGTCTCGCAGCCCGCGCGCGGAACCTTCGTCTCCCCCGCGCTTCCCTCCCACGCGGTCGCCGACGCCGAGCCCAGGCGGGCGGACATACGTCAGGAGCC encodes the following:
- a CDS encoding cupin domain-containing protein, with protein sequence MADPGTAKYHSADFDKTPPRPRVVMPEKLAHRQVEQGGQQTEYSKARKHPVFFVDLPSHALSMTIGWLEPGQSSNRHRHTYETLLYILEGEGYSYVGGKRVEWKQGDAVYVPVWAWHNHVNTGKGVARYLACENAPMLQNMGGVALREELPERGDQLFDKNHEERS
- a CDS encoding peptidoglycan-binding domain-containing protein, whose amino-acid sequence is MRVSSAARSNTFAASSPSQPTLKLGSSGASVKTLQQALAKAGFSPGAADGQFGPKTAAAVKAFQNAKGLVADGIVGPKTWAKLNAAPGGSGPTLKQGQSGAPVAALQNRLNQLGFNAGAADGQFGPKTTAAVKAFQSAKGLVADGVVGPKTWNQLGITVGGTPTTPGTGGVHGNSALANNARSVALNMGGYSSQGLCATGVSRAIQNTYGIKVWGNGNQIDNNLPKDKFKQVNLSLAEALKIPGLVLTWEKTSTRLGSIYGHTAITSGDGRSSYSDFVERNTLGATGRSGFKVFMPI
- a CDS encoding dihydrodipicolinate synthase family protein, with translation MKNAPLRGIVSYPITPFLEDGRVNLELLRELVERQVKAGVHAIAPLGSTGVLPYLTDEEREAVTETTVKQVAGRVPTLVGVSSLTTERTVHHARFAERAGATAVMIIPMSYWKLTDAEIVRHFDTVAKAISLPIALYNNPATGGIDLSPEVISKVLEIPNVTMVKESTGDVNRMHRLVQLAGESVAFYNGSNPLALAAFVAGARGWCTAAPHLIPKLNVHLYEAIERKELDLARALFYRQLPLLQFIVKHGLPRAISAGLELTGTRVGPLRAPLLPLEAPQVEELRRILVTLEVLRA